In Myxocyprinus asiaticus isolate MX2 ecotype Aquarium Trade chromosome 3, UBuf_Myxa_2, whole genome shotgun sequence, the following proteins share a genomic window:
- the LOC127420791 gene encoding zona pellucida sperm-binding protein 3-like produces the protein MPQKIPFKIPVQMPVQDPVGVQSKQLLQGPVAKLAWTFPVLPQELEQPDIPFQLRHPVPANSVAAHCGENSIYVEVKEDFFGTGQLLMASAFTLGGCTAVGEDNTAQVLIFESELHGCGSIPTMTENELVYMFSLIYTPQEALHGSSIVRSSAALVGIECHYPRMQNVSSNALMPSWMPYATTRVAEDILVFSLRLMTEDWRFERPSNQYFLGDFINIEASVMSYNHVPVRVFVDSCLATTSPDINTTPSYTFIENNGCLVDAKITGSSSRFMPRMRGDKLQFQLEAFRFQQLNSGLVYITCILKVAAAFNPTNPEQKACSFSAYGWVSADESDQVCGCCDANCSIRTGSDQPVNDLQWQKATVGPVNVKDRGFGQM, from the exons ATGCCACAGAAGATTCCCTTTAAGATTCCTGTGCAGATGCCTGTTCAAGATCCTGTGGGTGTTCAGTCCAAACAACTGTTACAAGGTCCAGTTGCAAAACTTGCATGGACCTTTCCAGTGCTACCACAGGAACTGGAACAGCCAGATATTCCTTTTCAGTTGCGGCATCCTGTCCCTGCCAACAGTGTAGCAGCTCATTGTGGAGAGAATTCAATCTATGTGGAAGTGAAGGAGGACTTCTTTGGGACAGGGCAGCTACTAATGGCCTCTGCTTTTACTCTGGGAGGATGTACAGCAGTAGGGGAGGACAATACTGCCCAAGTGCTTATCTTTGAATCTGAACTACATGGATGTGGCAGCATACCAACA ATGACTGAAAATGAGCTTGTCTATATGTTCTCTCTAATCTATACACCACAAGAGGCTTTACATGGTTCTTCTATTGTTAGAAGTAGTGCTGCACTGGTTGGTATTGAGTGCCATTATCCAAG AATGCAAAATGTGAGCAGCAACGCCCTGATGCCCAGTTGGATGCCATATGCCACTACTAGGGTTGCAGAGGATATTCTGGTCTTCTCTCTCAGGCTTATGACTG AGGACTGGAGATTCGAGAGGCCTTCTAACCAGTATTTCCTGGGTGACTTCATAAATATTGAAGCCTCTGTGATGTCCTACAACCATGTTCCTGTCCGTGTGTTTGTGGACAGCTGTCTAGCTACTACATCCCCTGACATAAATACAACTCCCAGCTACACCTTTATTGAGAATAATGG ATGCCTAGTTGATGCTAAGATTACAGGCTCCAGCTCTCGCTTCATGCCCCGGATGCGAGGTGACAAACTGCAATTTCAGTTGGAGGCATTCAGGTTCCAGCAACTGAACAGTGGTTTG GTCTACATCACATGCATTTTGAAGGTGGCTGCAGCATTCAACCCAACAAATCCTGAGCAGAAGGCTTGTTCATTTTCTGCTTATGG GTGGGTGTCTGCAGATGAATCTGACCAGGTGTGTGGTTGCTGTGATGCAAACTGTAGCATCAGGACTGGAAGTGATCAGCCTGTTAATG ATCTACAGTGGCAGAAAGCAACTGTTGGGCCTGTCAATGTTAAGGATCGTGGCTTTGGCCAAATGTAA